A region from the Symphalangus syndactylus isolate Jambi chromosome 2, NHGRI_mSymSyn1-v2.1_pri, whole genome shotgun sequence genome encodes:
- the ITPRIP gene encoding LOW QUALITY PROTEIN: inositol 1,4,5-trisphosphate receptor-interacting protein (The sequence of the model RefSeq protein was modified relative to this genomic sequence to represent the inferred CDS: deleted 2 bases in 1 codon), with translation MAMGLFRVCLVVVTAIINHPLLFPRDNATVPENEEEIIRKMQAHQEKLQLEQLRLEEEVARLAAEKEALEQVAEEGRQQNETRVAWDLWSTLCMILFLMIEVWRQDHQEGPSPECLGGEEDELPGLGGAALQGLTLPNKATLGHFYERCIRGATADAARTREFLEGFVDDLLEALRSLCNRDTDMEVEDFIGVDSMYENWQVDRPLLCHLFVPFTPPEPYRFHPELWCSGRSVPLDRQGYGQIKVVRADGDTLSCICGKTKLGEDMLCLLHGRNSMAPPCSDMENLLCATDSLYLDKMQVMKWFQTALTRAWHGIAHKYEFDLAFGQLDSPGSLKIKFRSGKFMPFNLIPVIQCDDSDLYFVSHLPREPSEGTPTSSTDWLLSFAVYERHFLRTTLKALPEGACHLSCLQIASFLLSKQSRLTGPSGLSSYHLKTALLHLLLLRQAADWKAGQLDARLHELLCFLEKSLLEKKLHHFFIGNRKVPEAMGLPEAVLRAEPLNLFRPFVLQRSLYRKTLDSFYEMLKNAPALISEYSLHVPSDRQPTPKS, from the exons ATGGCCATGGGGCTCTTTCGCGTGTGTCTGGTGGTGGTGACGGCCATCATCAACCACCCGCTGCTGTTCCCGCGGGACAACGCCACGGTCCCCGAGAATGAGGAGGAGATCATCCGCAAGATGCAGGCGCACCAGGAGAAGCTGCAGCTGGAGCAGCTGcgcctggaggaggaggtggctCGGCTGGCGGCCGAGAAGGAGGCACTGGAGCAGGTGGCAGAGGAGGGCAGGCAGCAGAACGAGACACGCGTGGCCTGGGACCTCTGGAGCACCCTCTGCATGATCCTCTTCCTGATGATCGAGGTGTGGCGGCAGGACCACCAGGAGGGGCCCTCACCTGAGTGCCTGGGCGGTGAGGAGGATGAGCTGCCTGGGCTGGGAGGCGCCGCCTTGCAGGGCCTCACCCTGCCCAACAAGGCCACGCTTGGCCACTTTTATGAGCGCTGCATCCGGGGGGCCACGGCCGATGCAGCCCGTACCCGGGAGTTCCTGGAAGGCTTCGTGGATGACTTGCTGGAAGCCCTGAGGAGCCTCTGCAACCGGGACACCGACATGGAGGTGGAGGACTTCATTGGCGTGGACAGCATGTACGAGAACTGGCAGGTGGACAGGCCACTGCTGTGCCACCTTTTCGTGCCCTTCACACCCCCCGAACCCTACCGCTTCCACCCAGAGCTCTGGTGCTCCGGCCGCTCAGTGCCCCTGGATCGCCAGGGCTACGGCCAGATCAAGGTGGTCCGCGCCGATGGGGACACACTGAGCTGCATCTGCGGCAAGACCAAGCTCGGGGAAGACATGCTGTGTCTCCTGCACGGCAGGAACAGCATGGCGCCTCCCTGCAGCGACATGGAGAACCTGCTGTGTGCCACAGATTCCCTGTACCTGGACAAGATGCAGGTCATGAAGTGGTTCCAGACGGCCCTCACCAGAGCCTGGCACGGCATCGCCCACAAGTACGAGTTCGACCTGGCCTTTGGCCAGCTGGACAGCCCGGGCTCCCTGAAGATCAAGTTCCGTTCAGGGAAGTTCATGCCCTTCAACCTGATTCCTGTGATCCAGTGTGATGACTCGGACCTGTACTTTGTCTCCCACCTTCCCAGGGAGCCCTCTGAGGGCACCCCAACCTCCAGCACAGACTGGCTCCTGTCCTTTGCTGTCTACGAGCGACACTTCCTCAGGACGACACTAAAGGCGCTGCCCGAGGGCGCCTGCCACCTCAGCTGCCTGCAGATAGCCTCCTTCCTGCTCTCCAAGCAGAGCCGCCTGACCGGCCCCAGCGGGCTCAGCAGCTACCACCTGAAGACGGCCCTACTGCACCTCCTACTCCTCCGGCAGGCTGCTGACTGGAAGGCGGGGCAGCTGGATGCTCGTCTGCACGAGTTGCTGTGCTTCCTGGAGAAGAGCTTGCTCGAGAAGAAGCTCCACCACTTCTTCATTGGCAACCGCAAGGTGCCTGAGGCCATGGGACTCCCAGAGGCCGTGCTCAGGGCCGAGCCCCTCAACCTCTTCCGGCCCTTCGTCCTGCAGCGAAGCCTTTACCGTAAGACACTGGACTCCTTCTATGAGATGCTCAAGAATGCCCCAGCGCTCATTAGCGAGTATTCCCTACATGTCCCCTCAGAC CGCCAGCCTACCCCAAAAAGCTGA